A stretch of Brassica napus cultivar Da-Ae chromosome C6, Da-Ae, whole genome shotgun sequence DNA encodes these proteins:
- the LOC106381019 gene encoding probable pectin methyltransferase QUA2 — translation MSSMPLQRGISGGVRVSDSADDLRDSQMKDKTDLIRGRSTTDSSSLTLRFPFAFLFTNNTQSPSKTGDNGSDPRSRHRLVLLFLKISLVLIVVLALAGSFWWTLSISASPRGGHVYHNYRRLQEQLVSDLLDIGEISIGPSRWKELEYCDVEAENYVPCFNVSESLEMGYTNGDENDRFCGSGSKQECLVLPPVDYKVPLRWPTGKDVIWFRNVKITANEVLTSGSINKRMMMMDDDQISFRSASPMFDEVEDYSHQIAQMIGIKNDNFIEAGVRTILDIGCGYGSFGAHLLSKQLLTMCIANYEASGSQVQLTLERGLPAMIASFVSKQLPYPSLSFDMLHCSTCGIDWDQKDGLLLVEVDRVLKPGGYFVWTSPLTNARNKEDLKRWNFVHDFAESICWTLLSQQDKTVVWKKTIKTKCYSARKPGVGPSVCSKGHDVESPYYRPLQMCLGGTRSRRWIPIEGRTRWPSRSNMNKTELSLYGLHQEVVGEDAENWKVNVREYWSLLSPLIFSDHPKRPGDEDPSPPYNMLRNVLDMNAQYGGLNSALLEAKKSVWVMNVVPTAGPNHLPMILDRGFVGVLHDWCEAFPSYPRTYDLVHADNLLTLQTSKLRSSCSFMQIFTEIDRLLRPEGWVIIRDTAQLVEAARALTTQLKWEARVIEVESSSEQRLLVCQKPITKRQSI, via the exons atgtcttcgATGCCACTACAACGTGGCATCTCAGGAGGAGTACGAGTTTCCGACAGCGCTGACGATCTACGAGACTCTCAAATGAAAGACAAAACAGACTTGATCAGAGGCCGTTCTACAACAGACAGCAGCAGCTTAACCTTACGGTTTCCTTTCGCTTTCCTCTTCACCAACAATACTCAATCCCCTTCCAAAACCGGCGACAACGGCAGTGATCCGAGGAGCAGGCACAGATTGGTTCTCCTCTTTCTCAAGATCAGTTTGGTTCTCATCGTTGTTCTCGCCTTAGCCGGTTCCTTCTGGTGGACGCTTTCGATCTCGGCGTCACCGAGAGGTGGTCATGTGTATCATAACTACAGGAGGTTGCAGGAGCAGCTCGTTTCGGATTTATTGGATATTGGGGAGATCTCTATTGGTCCCAGCAGGTGGAAAGAGTTGGAGTATTGTGATGTAGAAGCTGAGAACTATGTTCCTTGCTTTAATGTCTCTGAGAGTCTTGAGATGGGTTACACCAACGGTGATGAAAACGATCGGTTTTGTGGGTCTGGTTCGAAACAGGAGTGTTTGGTTTTGCCGCCTGTGGATTATAAGGTTCCTCTTAGGTGGCCGACGGGTAAAGATGTTATCTGGTTTCGTAATGTTAAGATTACTGCTAATGAAGTCTTGACTTCTGGTAGTATCAACAAGAG gatgatgatgatggatgaTGATCAGATATCTTTTCGTTCTGCGTCTCCTATGTTTGATGAGGTTGAAGATTATTCCCATCAGATTGCTCAAATGATTGGGATTAAGAATGATAACTTCATTGAAGCTGGT GTGAGAACTATATTGGATATTGGATGTGGTTATGGTAGCTTTGGGGCACATCTACTCTCAAAACAGCTTTTAACCATGTGCATAGCAAACTATGAAGCGTCAGGTAGCCAAGTCCAGCTAACACTTGAGAGGGGCTTACCTGCGATGATTGCTTCTTTTGTATCAAAGCAATTGCCATATCCTTCTCTTTCCTTTGATATGTTGCATTGCTCAACGTGTGGTATTGATTGGGACCAGAAAG ATGGGCTTCTCCTTGTAGAAGTCGATAGAGTTCTGAAGCCAGGAGGCTATTTTGTGTGGACATCGCCCCTCACAAATGCTCGTAACAAAGAGGATCTTAAAAGATGGAACTTTGTTCATGATTTTGCTGAAAGCATCTGTTGGACTCTTTTGTCTCAGCAAGACAAGACAGTTGTCTGGAAAAAGACAATCAAAACCAAATGTTACAGTGCACG GAAGCCTGGGGTTGGTCCTTCTGTGTGTTCCAAAGGACACGACGTCGAGTCTCCTTATTACAGACCGCTTCAGATGTGTCTTGGTGGAACACGTAGCCGTAGGTGGATTCCCATTGAAGGCAGGACAAGATGGCCTAGCCGGTCTAACATGAACAAGACTGAACTTTCACTCTATG GTCTTCACCAGGAGGTGGTTGGAGAAGATGCTGAGAACTGGAAAGTAAATGTAAGAGAATACTGGTCACTCTTGTCTCCTCTGATATTCTCTGATCACCCCAAGAGACCCGGCGACGAAGACCCGTCACCCCCTTACAACATGCTAAGAAACGTTTTGGACATGAATGCTCAATACGGTGGCCTCAACTCCGCCTTGTTGGAAGCAAAGAAATCAGTATGGGTCATGAATGTTGTCCCTACAGCTGGACCAAACCACCTCCCAATGATCCTTGACCGTGGCTTTGTCGGAGTTTTGCACGACTG GTGTGAAGCATTCCCGTCTTATCCGAGAACATACGATCTTGTCCACGCAGACAATCTTTTGACTCTTCAGACAAGCAAGCTCCGGAGCTCATGCTCGTTTATGCAAATATTCACAGAGATTGATAGATTACTTCGTCCAGAG